The Miscanthus floridulus cultivar M001 chromosome 17, ASM1932011v1, whole genome shotgun sequence genome has a window encoding:
- the LOC136515625 gene encoding uncharacterized protein, which yields MGGHCRCEVPNNNDAFSKIKFKIPPFDGKYDPDAYITWEIVVDQKFACHEFPENTRVRDATSEFIDFATIWWIEYGNKNPNNIPQTWNALKRIKRARFVPSYYACDLLNKLQQLRQGAKSVEEYYQELQMGMLRCNLDEDEEPAMARFMGGLNREIRDILDYKEYTNITRLFHLACKAEREVQGRRASAKNNISVGKANSWQPRTTTTPTTRAPMPTSSDKPRATSANSVAKTTQKPTASASSMASIGRTRDVQCHRCKGYGHVMRDCPSKRVMVVKDDGEYSSASDFDEDTLALLAADHVGSEEQPEEQIGAEDVDHYESLIVQCVLSAQMEKAEQNQRHTLFQTKCVIKERSCRLIIDGGSCNNLASSDMVEKLALTTKPHPHPYHIR from the coding sequence atgggtggtcacTGCCGATGTGAGGTACCCAATAataatgatgctttcagtaagataaaatttaagatacctccttttgatggtaaatatgatcctgatgcatacattacttgggaaattgttgttgatcaaaagtttgcatgtcatgaatttcctgagaatacacgtgttagggatgctactagtgagtttattgATTTTGCTACTATTTGGTGGATAGAATATGGCAacaaaaatcctaataacataccacaAACTTGGAATGCTTTGAAACGAATCAAGAGGgccagatttgttccttcttactatgcatgtgatttgttaaataaattgcaacaactgagacagggtgctaaaagtgtagaagaatattatcaagaattgcaaatgggtatgttgcgttgtaatttagatgaggatgaggaacctgctatggcaagaTTTATGGGTGGGTTAAATCGTGAAATTCGAGACatccttgattataaagaatacactaacataacccgtttgtttcatcttgcttgtaaagctgaaagggaagtgcagGGGCGACGTGCCAGTGCCAAGAATAATATTTCTGTAGGGAAAGCTAATTCATGGCAGCCCCGCACGACTACTACTCCAACCACACGTGCTCCTATGCCAACATCCAGCGACAAACCTCGTGCTACTTCCGCAAATTCAGTGGCGAAGACGACCCAGAAGCCTACTGCGAGTGCTTCATCCATGGCATCTATAGGTAGAACAAGAGACGTTCAGTGTcaccggtgcaagggatatggacatgtgatgcgtgactgtccaagcaagcgtgttatggtcgtcaaagatgatggtgagtattcctctgctagtgattttgatgaagatacacttgctttgcttgctgctgaccatgtaggaagtgaggaacaaccagaagagcagattggagcagaggatgtagatcattatgagagcctcattgtgcagtgtgtgcttagcgcacaaatggagaaggcggagcaaaatcagcggcatacactgttccaaacaaagtgtgtcattaaagagcgttcgtgccgtttgataattgatggaggtagctgcaacaacttagctagcagcgatatggtagagaagcttgcacttacaactaaaccgcacccacatccatatcacattcgaTGA